Proteins encoded by one window of Nocardioides euryhalodurans:
- the dxs gene encoding 1-deoxy-D-xylulose-5-phosphate synthase, which translates to MGYLESIASPRDLRELTPEQLAALASEIRDFLVRTCSRTGGHLGPNLGVVELTMAIHRVFDSPTDRVVFDTGHQAYVHKLLTGRMAGFEKLRQEGGVSGYPSQAESPHDVVENSHASTALSYADGLAKAYTVRGEGRHVVAVIGDGALTGGMAWEALNNIAIAKNSRLVIVVNDNGRSYTPTIGGLATALTSLRTSPRYEAVLELIKKRLNAVRGIGPATYDVLHAVKKGMKDAIAPQGLFEDLGLKYVGPVDGHDLAAMEQVLEKAKRFDGPVIVHALTRKGFGYDAAEQHEADQFHSPGPFDLETGEENPKGEIWTDVFADEMVRVGRRRKDVVAITAAMMHPVGLDRFEAHFPERTFDVGIAEQHAATSAAGLAMGGLHPVVAVYATFLNRAFDQVLMDCALHRCGVTFVLDRSGVTGDDGASHNGMWDMSVLQVVPGLRLAAPRDATRLRELLGEAVDVDDAPTVVRFPKGPPPEDLEAVDRVGGVDVLLRNGARDVLVVGVGSMAATAVDVGERLVAQGIGVTVVDPRWVKPVDPALVDLAGDHDLVVHLEDNGRVGGVGARLLQELNDAGVTTPFRLHGIPQEFLDHAKRAVILERIGLDAQSLARGIVEDVTALGEGAATVEVHRQP; encoded by the coding sequence ATGGGTTATCTGGAGTCGATCGCGTCGCCGCGGGACCTGCGTGAGCTCACGCCGGAGCAGCTCGCGGCCCTCGCGAGTGAGATCCGGGACTTCCTGGTCCGGACCTGCTCGCGCACCGGCGGGCACCTCGGCCCCAACCTCGGGGTCGTCGAGCTGACGATGGCGATCCACCGCGTCTTCGACTCCCCGACCGACCGCGTCGTCTTCGACACCGGCCACCAGGCCTACGTCCACAAGCTGCTGACCGGTCGGATGGCCGGCTTCGAGAAGCTGCGCCAGGAGGGGGGCGTCAGCGGCTACCCCAGCCAGGCCGAGTCGCCCCACGACGTGGTGGAGAACTCCCACGCCTCCACGGCGCTGTCCTACGCCGACGGTCTCGCCAAGGCCTACACCGTGCGTGGAGAGGGTCGCCACGTCGTGGCCGTGATCGGCGACGGCGCGTTGACCGGCGGCATGGCGTGGGAGGCCCTCAACAACATCGCCATCGCGAAGAACAGTCGGCTGGTCATCGTCGTCAACGACAACGGTCGCTCCTACACCCCGACCATCGGCGGCCTGGCGACCGCGCTGACCAGCCTGCGGACGAGCCCGCGCTACGAGGCGGTCCTCGAGCTGATCAAGAAGCGGCTCAACGCGGTGCGGGGGATCGGCCCCGCGACGTACGACGTGCTCCACGCGGTCAAGAAGGGCATGAAGGACGCGATCGCGCCGCAGGGCCTCTTCGAGGACCTCGGCCTGAAGTACGTCGGCCCCGTCGACGGGCACGACCTGGCCGCCATGGAGCAGGTGCTCGAGAAGGCCAAGCGCTTCGACGGCCCGGTGATCGTGCACGCGCTGACCCGCAAGGGGTTCGGCTACGACGCCGCCGAGCAGCACGAGGCCGACCAGTTCCACTCGCCCGGTCCGTTCGACCTCGAGACGGGGGAGGAGAACCCCAAGGGCGAGATCTGGACCGACGTCTTCGCCGACGAGATGGTCCGCGTCGGCCGCCGCCGCAAGGACGTCGTCGCCATCACCGCCGCGATGATGCACCCGGTGGGGCTCGACCGATTCGAGGCGCACTTTCCGGAGCGGACCTTCGACGTCGGGATCGCCGAGCAGCACGCGGCGACCAGCGCCGCCGGGCTCGCGATGGGTGGCCTGCACCCCGTCGTCGCGGTCTACGCCACGTTCCTCAACCGCGCCTTCGACCAGGTGCTCATGGACTGTGCGCTCCACCGCTGCGGCGTCACCTTCGTCCTCGACCGATCCGGCGTGACCGGCGACGACGGTGCGAGCCACAACGGCATGTGGGACATGTCGGTGCTCCAGGTCGTCCCGGGTCTGCGGCTGGCCGCTCCCCGTGACGCGACGCGGCTGCGCGAGCTGCTCGGCGAGGCGGTCGACGTCGACGACGCCCCCACCGTGGTGCGGTTCCCCAAGGGGCCGCCGCCCGAGGACCTCGAGGCCGTCGACCGGGTGGGCGGCGTCGACGTGCTGCTGCGCAACGGCGCGCGGGACGTGCTCGTGGTCGGGGTCGGCTCGATGGCGGCGACCGCGGTCGACGTGGGCGAGCGGCTGGTCGCCCAGGGCATCGGCGTGACGGTCGTCGACCCGCGTTGGGTCAAGCCGGTCGACCCCGCGCTGGTCGACCTCGCGGGTGACCACGACCTGGTCGTCCACCTCGAGGACAACGGGCGGGTCGGTGGCGTCGGCGCACGCCTGCTGCAGGAGCTCAACGACGCGGGCGTCACGACCCCGTTCCGGCTGCACGGCATTCCCCAGGAGTTCCTCGACCACGCCAAGCGCGCGGTGATCCTGGAGCGGATCGGCCTCGACGCCCAGTCGCTCGCGCGCGGCATCGTCGAGGACGTCACCGCGCTCGGCGAGGGCGCCGCGACCGTCGAGGTCCACCGGCAGCCCTGA
- a CDS encoding TetR/AcrR family transcriptional regulator, which yields MPRDGTATRTRILDAAEHLVIENGYAATSVDQVLSRSGSSKGAFFHHFSSKQQLARALVDRYVEGDLAQLEGSLEATAHLTDPAERAVAIVRHFEDLGDEIMAAQSNCLYVAVLTERQLVDDGTSDEIVRAVETWRVRIAEVLKEALAATGAHDVDADALADHLFVTFEGAYLLCRSTGDSRHMRTQLATFRRLLQSLLGPTT from the coding sequence ATGCCCCGCGACGGAACCGCCACCCGCACCCGGATCCTCGACGCCGCCGAGCACCTCGTGATCGAGAACGGGTACGCCGCCACCTCGGTCGACCAGGTCCTCAGCCGGTCAGGGAGCTCCAAGGGCGCCTTCTTCCACCACTTCTCCTCCAAGCAGCAGCTCGCTCGCGCGCTCGTCGACCGGTACGTCGAGGGCGACCTCGCCCAGCTCGAGGGCTCCCTCGAGGCGACCGCCCACCTCACCGACCCCGCCGAGCGGGCGGTGGCGATCGTCCGCCACTTCGAGGACCTGGGCGACGAGATCATGGCGGCGCAGTCCAACTGCCTCTACGTCGCGGTGCTGACCGAGCGGCAGCTGGTCGACGACGGCACCAGCGACGAGATCGTGCGGGCGGTCGAGACCTGGCGGGTGCGGATCGCCGAGGTCCTCAAGGAGGCGCTCGCCGCCACGGGAGCCCACGACGTCGACGCGGACGCGCTGGCCGACCACCTGTTCGTGACGTTCGAGGGTGCCTACCTGCTGTGCCGCTCGACCGGGGACTCGCGCCACATGCGGACCCAGCTGGCGACCTTCCGGCGGCTGCTCCAGTCGCTGCTGGGTCCCACGACCTGA
- a CDS encoding homocysteine S-methyltransferase family protein, producing MPETTTSASTTASPLLAQGPFVTDGGLETDLLFHHGFELPEFASFPLLEDAAGRNALDAYYDQYAEIAAAAGQGLMLETPTWRANPDWADRIGYDAVALDRANRSAVALVRRAQERSGLERTLVVGDHGPRGDGYVAGQRVDADEMADYHAVQARSFAAEGVDLIHAMTMTTPEEGIGVVRAARSVGVPVAVSFTVETDGRLPDGTPLRDAVVRLDAEAAPDWFGVNCAHPTHLAPALDGGAWQQRIASVRPNASTMTHEELDAMEELDEGDLDLLTSSLDGLRGSLPALAVVGGCCGTDARHVAALWGV from the coding sequence ATGCCCGAGACCACCACCAGTGCCAGCACCACCGCGAGCCCGCTGCTCGCGCAGGGGCCGTTCGTCACCGACGGCGGCCTGGAGACCGACCTGCTCTTCCACCACGGCTTCGAGCTGCCCGAGTTCGCCTCGTTCCCGCTGCTCGAGGACGCCGCCGGCCGGAACGCCCTCGACGCCTACTACGACCAGTACGCCGAGATCGCCGCGGCGGCCGGCCAGGGGCTGATGCTCGAGACCCCCACCTGGCGGGCGAACCCCGACTGGGCGGACCGGATCGGCTACGACGCCGTCGCGCTCGACCGTGCCAACCGCTCGGCCGTGGCGCTCGTGCGCCGCGCCCAGGAGCGGTCGGGACTGGAGCGGACCCTCGTGGTGGGCGACCACGGTCCGCGGGGCGACGGCTACGTCGCCGGTCAGCGCGTGGACGCCGACGAGATGGCCGACTACCACGCCGTCCAGGCCCGGTCGTTCGCCGCGGAGGGGGTCGACCTGATCCACGCCATGACGATGACCACCCCGGAGGAGGGGATCGGGGTCGTCCGCGCCGCCCGCTCGGTCGGGGTGCCGGTCGCGGTGTCCTTCACCGTCGAGACCGACGGCCGGCTGCCCGACGGGACCCCGCTTCGCGACGCCGTGGTCCGGCTGGACGCAGAGGCGGCCCCCGACTGGTTCGGCGTCAACTGCGCCCACCCGACCCACCTCGCGCCGGCCCTCGACGGCGGCGCCTGGCAGCAGCGGATCGCCAGTGTGCGGCCCAACGCCTCGACCATGACCCACGAGGAGCTCGACGCGATGGAGGAGCTCGACGAGGGCGACCTCGACCTGCTCACCTCGTCCCTCGACGGGCTGCGGGGCTCGCTGCCCGCCCTGGCGGTCGTGGGCGGCTGCTGCGGCACCGACGCCCGGCACGTCGCAGCCCTCTGGGGAGTCTGA
- a CDS encoding PAC2 family protein: MTEPTLVHIVDDVPELEGLDRLPMVLVLDGFLDAGNAAARAAQHLVDLGESRVVATFDVDQLHDYRARRPPMSFVRDHYANYDPPRLVVRLVRDTGGTAYLLLHGPEPDIRWEAFARAVRTVVQRFGVTTVVSMGSVPMAVPHTRPIAITHHANNAELLTGESPWRGELRIPSSAQALLELRLGEWGHDAMGFVAHIPHYLAQLDYPAASISLLEHLEIAARLTVDLSGLRAEAEDREAEITRYLSANEDVADVVAALERQYDAFERAEDGGNSLLATDQPLPTGDELGAEFEQFLAGLDGPDEED, encoded by the coding sequence GTGACCGAACCGACCCTGGTCCACATCGTCGACGACGTGCCCGAGCTCGAGGGGCTCGACCGGCTCCCGATGGTGCTCGTGCTCGACGGGTTCCTCGACGCCGGCAACGCGGCTGCCCGCGCGGCGCAGCACCTCGTCGACCTCGGCGAGAGCCGGGTGGTGGCGACCTTCGACGTGGACCAGCTCCACGACTACCGCGCCCGTCGGCCACCGATGTCGTTCGTGCGCGACCACTACGCCAACTACGACCCGCCCCGGCTGGTCGTCCGGCTGGTCCGGGACACCGGCGGGACGGCGTACCTCCTGCTCCACGGGCCCGAGCCCGACATCCGCTGGGAGGCCTTCGCGCGCGCCGTCCGCACCGTGGTGCAGCGCTTCGGCGTCACCACCGTGGTGTCGATGGGCTCGGTGCCGATGGCGGTGCCCCACACCCGCCCGATCGCGATCACCCACCACGCCAACAACGCCGAGCTGCTGACCGGGGAGAGCCCGTGGCGCGGCGAGCTGCGGATCCCCTCCAGCGCCCAGGCGCTGCTGGAGCTGCGGCTGGGGGAGTGGGGCCACGACGCCATGGGCTTCGTCGCGCACATCCCCCACTACCTCGCGCAGCTCGACTACCCCGCGGCGTCGATCTCGCTCCTCGAGCACCTCGAGATCGCCGCCCGGCTGACCGTGGACCTCTCGGGCCTGCGGGCCGAGGCGGAGGACCGCGAGGCCGAGATCACCCGCTACCTCTCGGCCAACGAGGACGTCGCCGACGTGGTCGCCGCCCTCGAGCGGCAGTACGACGCCTTCGAGCGTGCCGAGGACGGCGGGAACAGCCTGCTCGCGACCGACCAGCCGTTGCCGACCGGTGACGAGCTCGGTGCCGAGTTCGAGCAGTTCCTCGCCGGGCTCGACGGCCCCGACGAGGAAGACTGA
- a CDS encoding acyl-CoA thioesterase, with protein sequence MPASTEELVELLSLEEIDRNLFRGRQPDTHLQRVFGGQVAAQALIAACRTVDPKYHAHSLHSYFLLPGDTAVPIVYDVEQLRDGRSFATRRVVARQHGRAIFFLTASFQVEEGGFEHQDAMPETVPPEHGVPLTDLVRARGEAEGDAFAREWAALDVRYVGIPGKGLPEDPDHPARARLWIRVNGELSDDPLEHLAAFTYASDLTLLGAALVPHGVTIGTPGLQPASLDHAMWFHQAFRADEWWLYDQYAPAAQGARGLAMARVFTQDGRLVASVAQEGLIRMHATD encoded by the coding sequence ATGCCTGCGTCCACCGAGGAGCTCGTCGAGCTGCTCTCGCTCGAGGAGATCGACCGCAACCTCTTCCGCGGCAGGCAGCCCGACACCCACCTGCAGCGCGTGTTCGGTGGTCAGGTCGCTGCCCAGGCGTTGATCGCGGCGTGCCGGACCGTCGACCCGAAGTACCACGCCCACTCCCTGCACTCCTACTTCCTGCTGCCCGGCGACACCGCCGTGCCGATCGTCTACGACGTCGAGCAGCTGCGTGACGGGCGCTCCTTCGCCACCCGGCGGGTGGTGGCACGCCAGCACGGGCGGGCGATCTTCTTCCTCACGGCGAGCTTCCAGGTCGAGGAGGGCGGCTTCGAGCACCAGGACGCGATGCCCGAGACCGTGCCACCGGAGCATGGGGTCCCGCTGACCGACCTGGTCCGGGCGCGCGGCGAGGCGGAGGGCGACGCCTTCGCCCGGGAGTGGGCGGCGCTCGACGTCCGCTACGTCGGCATCCCCGGGAAGGGCCTGCCCGAGGACCCGGACCACCCGGCGCGGGCGCGGCTGTGGATCCGGGTCAACGGGGAGCTCTCCGACGACCCGCTGGAGCACCTCGCGGCGTTCACGTACGCGAGCGACCTGACCCTGCTCGGCGCGGCCCTCGTCCCGCACGGGGTGACGATCGGGACGCCCGGGCTGCAGCCGGCGTCCCTGGACCACGCGATGTGGTTCCACCAGGCCTTCCGGGCCGACGAGTGGTGGCTCTACGACCAGTACGCCCCGGCGGCGCAGGGCGCCCGGGGGCTGGCCATGGCGCGGGTCTTCACCCAGGACGGCCGGCTGGTCGCATCGGTGGCGCAGGAGGGCCTGATCCGGATGCACGCCACCGACTGA
- a CDS encoding M23 family metallopeptidase yields MTTARRLCARRSLIGLLVTGLVTAPTVAATASDPTPLGSGPGLAPDRASEPLTGTSAAARASAAPESRFQMPFPCGQQWTGSTRDSHSPSRYSVDWNRADDVDDPVVASAPGVVVRAERLTTSYGHWVRIEHPSGETTVYAHMNDLTVALGQSVDQGTQIGTVGNTGNSFGAHLHFEERTAAGSVRWPWFDGSSFTFGSTLASRNCVDVPLAGDFLRDDRAELGVFRRGTPAQFRIRRPGRRPQVIALGAATDQPVVGDWDGDGRSDVGVRTPATRTFTLRTAAGTSRVVLGYQHDLPIAGDWDGDGIDDVGVRRARSNRFVMRMADGTTTGVQLGDVDDLPVTGDWDGDGVTDLGVYDQASATFTLRITDEDGLVWTASVPFGQPGDLPVTGDWDANLKTDVGVWTPTTGVFAQRRATAPTAARSTTSTIVFGNPR; encoded by the coding sequence GTGACTACTGCTCGTCGGCTGTGTGCGCGCCGTTCCCTCATCGGGCTGCTGGTGACCGGCCTGGTCACCGCGCCGACCGTCGCGGCCACCGCGAGCGACCCGACGCCGCTCGGCAGCGGGCCGGGGCTCGCGCCCGACCGCGCCTCCGAGCCGTTGACGGGGACGAGCGCGGCGGCACGGGCGTCCGCGGCCCCCGAGAGCCGGTTCCAGATGCCGTTCCCGTGCGGGCAGCAGTGGACCGGGAGCACCCGTGACAGCCACAGCCCGAGCCGGTACTCCGTCGACTGGAACCGCGCCGACGACGTGGACGACCCGGTCGTCGCCAGTGCCCCCGGCGTGGTCGTGCGGGCCGAGCGGCTGACGACGTCGTACGGCCACTGGGTCCGGATCGAGCACCCGAGCGGTGAGACGACGGTCTACGCCCACATGAACGACCTCACGGTGGCGCTCGGGCAGAGCGTCGACCAGGGCACGCAGATCGGCACCGTCGGCAACACGGGCAACTCCTTCGGCGCCCACCTGCACTTCGAGGAGCGCACCGCGGCGGGCAGCGTCCGCTGGCCGTGGTTCGACGGGAGCTCGTTCACGTTCGGTTCGACGCTCGCCTCCCGCAACTGCGTGGACGTGCCGCTGGCCGGAGACTTCCTGCGCGACGACAGGGCCGAGCTGGGCGTGTTCCGGCGCGGCACCCCGGCGCAGTTCCGGATCCGGCGGCCCGGCCGGAGGCCCCAGGTCATCGCGCTCGGTGCCGCCACCGACCAACCGGTCGTGGGCGACTGGGACGGCGACGGCCGCAGCGACGTCGGCGTCCGTACCCCGGCCACCCGCACCTTCACGCTCCGTACGGCCGCGGGCACCAGCCGGGTGGTGCTGGGCTACCAGCACGACCTCCCGATCGCCGGGGACTGGGACGGTGACGGGATCGACGACGTCGGCGTCCGCCGCGCGAGGTCGAACCGGTTCGTGATGCGCATGGCCGACGGCACGACGACGGGCGTCCAGCTCGGTGACGTCGACGACCTGCCGGTGACCGGCGACTGGGACGGTGACGGCGTCACCGACCTGGGCGTCTACGACCAGGCGTCTGCGACCTTCACGCTGCGGATCACCGACGAGGACGGCCTGGTGTGGACGGCGTCGGTCCCCTTCGGCCAGCCCGGTGACCTGCCGGTGACCGGCGACTGGGACGCCAACCTCAAGACCGACGTGGGCGTCTGGACCCCCACGACCGGTGTCTTCGCCCAGCGCCGTGCCACCGCACCGACCGCGGCCCGGTCGACCACGTCCACGATCGTCTTCGGCAACCCGCGCTGA
- a CDS encoding NAD-dependent epimerase/dehydratase family protein: MRLLVLGGTHHVGRAVVETALDRGHDVVTLNRGVSGVTSPDVDARHADRLDPEAMASALGDDSFDAVVDTWSSGPVAVRDAARLLSGRAGHYTYVSSRSVYTWPPAMGTDESAPVVEADPSSTDAVDYAAAKRGGELATEEFDGPVALLRAGLILGPYEIVGRLPFWLTRIRRGGRVPAPGPRERPLQLIDARDLAAWVVDHRPVGTFNTVSRSGHATIGDVLEACVDATGADADLVWLAPEVVEASGVQPWTELPIWVPPTGEYAALHDCDVSAAEAAGLRCRPVTETVTDTWAWLQREGLPAQPADRPATGMDAAAEQRLWEAASGLG; this comes from the coding sequence ATGAGACTCCTCGTCCTCGGCGGCACCCACCACGTCGGGCGCGCCGTCGTCGAGACCGCGCTCGACCGCGGTCACGACGTCGTCACCCTCAACCGCGGCGTCAGCGGCGTGACCTCGCCCGACGTCGACGCGCGTCACGCCGACCGGCTCGACCCGGAGGCGATGGCGAGCGCCCTGGGAGACGACTCCTTCGACGCCGTCGTCGACACCTGGTCGTCGGGGCCGGTGGCCGTCCGTGACGCTGCCCGGCTGCTCTCGGGGCGGGCGGGCCACTACACGTACGTCTCCTCGCGCTCGGTCTACACCTGGCCGCCGGCGATGGGCACCGACGAGTCCGCACCCGTCGTCGAGGCCGATCCCTCCTCCACCGACGCCGTCGACTACGCGGCGGCCAAGCGGGGCGGCGAGCTCGCGACCGAGGAGTTCGACGGGCCGGTCGCGCTGCTGCGTGCCGGCCTGATCCTGGGGCCGTACGAGATCGTCGGCCGGTTGCCGTTCTGGCTGACCCGGATCAGGCGGGGAGGCCGGGTGCCGGCCCCCGGGCCCCGCGAGCGCCCGCTGCAGCTGATCGACGCCCGCGACCTGGCGGCGTGGGTCGTCGACCACCGGCCGGTCGGGACCTTCAACACCGTCAGCCGTTCCGGCCACGCCACGATCGGGGACGTGCTCGAGGCCTGCGTCGACGCCACGGGCGCGGACGCCGACCTGGTGTGGCTCGCCCCGGAGGTGGTCGAGGCCTCCGGCGTGCAGCCGTGGACCGAGCTGCCGATCTGGGTGCCGCCGACGGGGGAGTACGCCGCCCTCCACGACTGCGACGTGTCGGCGGCCGAGGCGGCGGGACTGCGCTGCCGGCCGGTCACCGAGACGGTCACCGACACCTGGGCGTGGCTCCAGCGCGAGGGTCTCCCGGCGCAGCCAGCCGACCGCCCAGCCACCGGCATGGACGCCGCCGCCGAGCAGCGCCTGTGGGAAGCGGCCTCTGGTCTCGGGTAA
- a CDS encoding Xaa-Pro dipeptidyl-peptidase — protein sequence MRRFVALVLTSALALVALTPAEAAPRRSDRPAPPPWLQVEDGMTQPQFDLAEAVEETLWVQTTVDSDLDGRNDRVRIRLSRPAETETEGIEVPVIFEHSPYRSNTGGGVNHGVDFARMPQEGIQPRSSVSPFSATPVSKPDLPGSLDNYWVPRGYAVVLGESIGTGFSDGCATVGDMKETLGTRAVIDWLNGRAAAYDEAGNPVEADWTTGDVGMTGVSYNGTLPNQVATTGVEGLRTIVPVSAIASWYDYYRANGLVRAPHSARSGVGTNAYLGEDLDVLADYVNGPTRVEKCRHVVEEMLARQDRVTGDYNAYWAARDYLPKADDVQASVFVVHGLGDYNVMPRAFASWWEELGDARVPRKIWLHNGGHGGPGSTSGYQDTLNRWMAHWLFGVPNGVMDEPRADVQRPDGTYEQYADWPAPGSRPATLHLGATQAAEPGTLDLRPQSSGPRPRQSFTDNGRALNTDASLIQGPDTANPHRLAYLSPPLRRAAHLSGTPEVSLRASVDNRYAANLTAVVVDYGPVGSTAPPVMVTRGWTDVQNRRSVDRSTPIQQGREYTFRWELEPDDHVFPAGHRIGLVVVSTDQQFTVRPDPGTELTVSPGRSSLTLPVVGGARTLRR from the coding sequence ATGCGTCGGTTCGTCGCGCTCGTGCTCACATCCGCCCTGGCGCTGGTCGCCCTGACCCCGGCGGAGGCGGCGCCCCGGCGCTCTGACCGCCCGGCGCCACCCCCCTGGCTGCAGGTCGAGGACGGGATGACCCAGCCGCAGTTCGACCTCGCCGAGGCGGTGGAGGAGACGCTGTGGGTGCAGACCACCGTCGACTCCGACCTCGACGGCCGGAACGACCGGGTGCGGATCCGGTTGTCGCGGCCGGCGGAGACCGAGACCGAGGGCATCGAGGTGCCGGTGATCTTCGAGCACAGCCCCTACCGCTCCAACACCGGGGGCGGCGTCAACCACGGCGTCGACTTCGCCCGGATGCCCCAGGAGGGGATCCAGCCGCGCAGCTCCGTCTCGCCGTTCTCCGCCACCCCGGTCAGCAAGCCGGACCTGCCCGGGAGCCTGGACAACTACTGGGTGCCCCGCGGGTACGCCGTCGTGCTCGGCGAGAGCATCGGGACCGGCTTCTCCGACGGCTGCGCGACGGTCGGCGACATGAAGGAGACGCTCGGCACCCGGGCGGTCATCGACTGGCTCAACGGCCGCGCCGCGGCGTACGACGAGGCCGGCAACCCGGTGGAGGCCGACTGGACCACCGGCGACGTGGGGATGACGGGCGTGTCCTACAACGGCACCCTGCCGAACCAGGTCGCGACCACGGGGGTCGAGGGCCTGCGCACCATCGTGCCGGTCTCGGCCATCGCCAGCTGGTACGACTACTACCGGGCCAACGGGCTGGTCAGGGCTCCGCACTCCGCACGCTCGGGTGTGGGCACGAACGCCTACCTCGGCGAGGACCTCGACGTGCTCGCCGACTACGTCAACGGCCCCACCCGCGTCGAGAAGTGCCGCCACGTCGTGGAGGAGATGCTCGCGCGCCAGGACCGGGTCACCGGCGACTACAACGCCTACTGGGCCGCCCGTGACTACCTCCCGAAGGCCGACGACGTGCAGGCCAGCGTCTTCGTCGTGCACGGCCTCGGGGACTACAACGTGATGCCCCGCGCCTTCGCCAGCTGGTGGGAGGAGCTCGGCGACGCCCGCGTGCCGCGCAAGATCTGGTTGCACAACGGCGGTCACGGCGGACCGGGCAGCACCTCGGGCTACCAGGACACGCTCAACCGGTGGATGGCCCACTGGCTCTTCGGCGTCCCCAACGGCGTCATGGACGAGCCCCGCGCCGACGTCCAGCGCCCCGACGGCACCTACGAGCAGTACGCCGACTGGCCGGCCCCCGGTTCGCGCCCGGCCACCCTCCACCTCGGCGCCACGCAGGCCGCCGAGCCCGGGACCCTCGACCTGCGACCGCAGTCCTCCGGCCCCCGCCCGAGGCAGTCCTTCACCGACAACGGTCGTGCGCTCAACACCGACGCGAGCCTGATCCAGGGTCCCGACACCGCGAACCCCCACCGGCTCGCCTACCTCTCGCCCCCGCTCCGACGGGCGGCGCACCTGTCCGGCACGCCGGAGGTGTCGCTGCGCGCGTCGGTCGACAACCGATACGCCGCCAACCTGACCGCCGTCGTCGTCGACTACGGCCCGGTCGGCAGCACCGCACCGCCCGTGATGGTGACGCGGGGCTGGACCGACGTGCAGAACCGCAGGAGCGTGGACCGCAGCACGCCGATCCAGCAGGGACGGGAGTACACGTTCCGCTGGGAGCTCGAGCCCGACGACCACGTCTTCCCGGCGGGTCACCGGATCGGTCTGGTCGTGGTGTCGACCGACCAGCAGTTCACCGTGCGCCCCGACCCGGGCACCGAGCTCACCGTGAGTCCCGGGCGCAGCTCGCTGACCCTCCCGGTCGTCGGCGGCGCCCGCACCCTTCGCCGCTGA
- a CDS encoding MaoC/PaaZ C-terminal domain-containing protein produces the protein MIPTILRAALPSIPVVNQLPGVRKDPSADPSTLSFTRSGVRIEREHVAAYARVCGFEARDTVPLPYPHLLAFPLHMEAMTDPRFPYPAIGTVHLENAITSRRPLRAGEVVDVAVRVSHPRPHAKGTVVDFVADVRADGAPVWESTSTYLRRGRGEESAAPGLSIDRTPTGTVEWRLPGDLGRRYAGVSGDRNPIHLYPLTAKALGFPRQIAHGMWSLARCVAALDNRLPDAVTVEAAFKKPILLPGTVAFGHEAVEGGQAFALTSPKDGAPHLVGRATRA, from the coding sequence GTGATCCCCACGATCCTCCGCGCGGCACTCCCCTCGATCCCGGTCGTCAACCAGCTCCCCGGGGTCCGCAAGGACCCCTCGGCCGACCCGAGCACCCTGTCGTTCACGCGCAGCGGGGTCCGGATCGAGCGCGAGCACGTGGCGGCGTACGCCCGGGTCTGTGGCTTCGAGGCCCGCGACACCGTGCCGCTCCCCTACCCCCACCTGCTCGCCTTCCCCCTGCACATGGAGGCGATGACTGACCCGCGGTTCCCCTACCCCGCGATCGGGACGGTGCACCTCGAGAACGCCATCACCAGTCGCCGCCCGCTCCGCGCGGGCGAGGTCGTCGACGTCGCGGTCCGGGTCTCGCACCCACGGCCGCACGCCAAGGGCACGGTCGTCGACTTCGTGGCCGACGTGCGCGCGGACGGCGCACCGGTGTGGGAGTCCACGTCGACCTACCTCCGTCGTGGCCGGGGCGAGGAGTCCGCTGCTCCCGGTCTGTCCATCGACCGGACCCCGACCGGCACTGTCGAGTGGCGGCTCCCCGGCGACCTCGGGCGCCGCTACGCCGGGGTGTCGGGCGACCGCAACCCCATCCACCTCTACCCGTTGACGGCGAAGGCGCTGGGCTTCCCGCGCCAGATCGCCCACGGCATGTGGAGCCTGGCTCGGTGCGTCGCGGCCCTGGACAACCGGCTGCCGGACGCGGTCACCGTCGAGGCCGCCTTCAAGAAGCCGATCCTGCTGCCCGGCACGGTCGCCTTCGGCCACGAGGCCGTCGAGGGCGGCCAGGCCTTCGCCCTCACCAGCCCGAAGGACGGCGCTCCCCACCTCGTCGGCCGCGCCACGCGAGCCTGA